A window of Metabacillus sp. B2-18 contains these coding sequences:
- a CDS encoding glycoside hydrolase family 113, with the protein MKVKGMLNKKVLISSTIFAVLLLLSILWCKGVNLNRGLKSPLPVTEGPLAEAFHLGDMERKEKMPPLKFSSDEFQAGMNILIYGHPDMLEARNVFEHLRSLGINSVAINFPFYQSDWQANEVFTSPEHTPTNTELRQIINIAHDSGLSVTIRPIMDEQVFIPSGRWRGQIKPSDPDSWFESYQALLLEYAVLAESTNAKALNIGTELTSMQHNNQDKWIELIENVRHIYKGELLYSFNYDVIQEISSIEFVRLLDHIGVDAYFTLDLPDNASADMLQEEWTKRINHLDKTLSQFSIIVTEVGVLPIGGAYRTPYAWSIPDGTYDPQVQVDYYEATYHTWKPRSYGIYWWVVTLGEDSNKVSFSPLGKPTEEVIKKFFIRDAPHD; encoded by the coding sequence GTGAAGGTGAAGGGCATGTTAAACAAGAAAGTGCTTATCAGTTCAACAATATTTGCTGTACTGCTTCTACTTTCCATATTATGGTGTAAAGGAGTGAACTTAAACAGAGGGCTAAAATCACCCCTCCCTGTAACAGAGGGTCCCCTGGCGGAAGCTTTCCATTTAGGAGATATGGAGAGAAAGGAAAAAATGCCACCTTTAAAATTTTCGAGTGATGAATTTCAAGCTGGAATGAATATACTCATCTATGGACACCCCGATATGTTGGAAGCAAGGAATGTATTTGAACACTTGCGAAGTTTGGGCATCAATAGTGTGGCAATTAACTTCCCTTTCTACCAATCAGATTGGCAGGCAAACGAGGTCTTCACCAGTCCCGAACATACACCAACTAATACAGAACTTCGACAGATTATAAATATAGCTCATGATAGCGGGTTGAGTGTCACAATCAGACCAATTATGGATGAACAAGTTTTTATACCATCCGGCAGATGGAGAGGACAGATAAAACCAAGCGATCCTGATAGTTGGTTTGAAAGCTACCAGGCATTATTACTCGAGTACGCAGTTTTGGCTGAATCGACCAATGCAAAAGCATTAAATATTGGCACAGAGTTGACTTCAATGCAACATAATAATCAGGATAAATGGATAGAACTCATTGAAAATGTGCGACATATTTATAAGGGGGAGTTACTGTATTCATTTAACTATGATGTCATTCAGGAAATTTCTTCTATTGAGTTTGTTAGATTGCTCGATCATATTGGTGTAGATGCATATTTTACATTAGATTTACCAGATAATGCATCGGCAGACATGTTGCAGGAGGAATGGACGAAGCGGATAAATCATTTGGACAAAACTTTATCGCAATTTTCCATTATCGTAACCGAAGTAGGGGTTCTTCCTATTGGTGGTGCATACCGAACTCCTTATGCATGGAGTATACCTGATGGGACTTATGATCCTCAGGTACAAGTAGATTATTATGAAGCGACATACCATACTTGGAAGCCACGGTCTTATGGAATTTATTGGTGGGTTGTAACATTAGGCGAAGATTCTAATAAAGTTAGTTTCTCTCCTCTAGGAAAACCAACGGAAGAAGTAATTAAGAAGTTTTTTATTAGAGATGCTCCACATGATTAA
- a CDS encoding polysaccharide deacetylase family protein → MTPTKSTIYILIIFGILGVILLSYFLLKGDDDLLNKNNESSKETDHSVYPGVDIITEITDEMTHNIAIHYPKFYDQTLNKKISEYVMKSEKEFISEVKKNTEFLKEYPATLYIFFDIHRIAKDTYSIVFNKESFVSGANGIQSSKVFLVDINNNNFIQQTEILIDNEQNRNKIYHLLLNEFEQSEEYSLYFFKDQLKKWVEDENNKFQNMFLTNKSVVFKFDKYVVTAGAAGSPEISIPLNKMRDLITDEWKKRMDLEDNEVPELPEKPEPSDENDLDKDSDKDTPASGKHVALTFDDGPHPTNTLEILQLLDEYNAKATFFMLGNRVDFYPDIAKMIAEKGHELGNHTWSHKNLTSLGLEEIKEEVQATNEVIQNATGKQPTVFRPPYGAFNDLVREAIGIPPALWTIDTLDWKSHDPNEVLSIVKENVKDGSVILMHDIHKSTVEAVELVLKFLDEEGYEFVTVSEINLH, encoded by the coding sequence ATGACACCAACAAAATCAACTATTTATATTCTCATTATCTTTGGTATTTTAGGCGTTATTCTATTATCCTATTTTCTTTTAAAGGGTGATGATGACCTTTTAAATAAAAATAACGAAAGTAGCAAGGAAACGGACCACTCTGTGTATCCCGGTGTTGATATTATTACCGAAATAACAGATGAAATGACACACAATATAGCCATTCATTACCCGAAATTTTATGATCAAACTTTGAATAAAAAAATTAGTGAGTATGTAATGAAATCCGAAAAGGAATTTATAAGCGAGGTAAAGAAAAACACGGAATTTCTTAAGGAATATCCTGCCACATTGTATATTTTTTTTGATATCCATCGAATTGCTAAAGATACTTATTCCATTGTCTTCAATAAGGAAAGTTTTGTTTCCGGAGCAAATGGGATTCAAAGTTCAAAAGTGTTTCTAGTAGATATTAATAACAATAACTTTATACAACAAACAGAAATATTAATTGACAATGAGCAGAATAGGAATAAAATTTACCATTTATTACTTAATGAGTTTGAACAATCAGAGGAATATAGTTTATATTTTTTTAAGGATCAATTAAAGAAGTGGGTTGAAGATGAGAACAATAAATTTCAAAATATGTTTCTCACCAATAAGTCTGTTGTCTTTAAATTTGATAAATACGTAGTTACAGCAGGTGCTGCAGGTTCACCAGAAATCTCCATACCACTTAATAAAATGAGAGATTTAATAACAGATGAATGGAAAAAAAGAATGGACCTTGAGGACAATGAAGTACCGGAACTACCGGAAAAGCCGGAACCGAGTGATGAAAATGATTTAGATAAAGATTCGGATAAGGACACTCCAGCAAGTGGTAAGCACGTTGCTCTAACGTTCGATGATGGACCACACCCTACTAATACATTAGAGATTCTCCAACTACTAGATGAGTATAATGCTAAAGCCACCTTTTTTATGCTAGGAAACAGGGTTGATTTCTATCCTGATATTGCCAAAATGATTGCAGAAAAAGGTCATGAATTAGGGAATCATACGTGGAGTCACAAGAATTTAACTTCCCTTGGACTAGAAGAAATTAAAGAGGAAGTCCAAGCAACGAATGAGGTAATACAAAATGCAACTGGGAAACAACCTACTGTTTTCCGGCCTCCATATGGCGCCTTTAATGATCTAGTACGGGAGGCAATCGGCATACCTCCGGCTTTATGGACAATTGACACATTGGATTGGAAATCACACGATCCTAATGAGGTTTTAAGCATAGTTAAGGAGAACGTCAAAGATGGATCTGTAATTTTAATGCACGATATTCATAAATCGACTGTCGAAGCAGTAGAATTGGTATTGAAATTTTTAGATGAAGAAGGGTATGAATTTGTGACAGTTTCTGAAATAAATTTACATTAG
- a CDS encoding YxeA family protein: MKKALGLLGVLLVGVIVIFATVDFNRFGKDKAYVHITEAASVKEEKLDSGEILKRYWYKLPAYRENGDMTEVEFSAAKELRKDAYLMMYIKDGNEVTSYDEVQLNEIPQKAKEKLEG; this comes from the coding sequence ATGAAAAAAGCTTTAGGGTTACTAGGCGTGTTATTAGTGGGTGTCATTGTTATTTTTGCAACAGTGGACTTTAATAGATTTGGGAAAGACAAAGCATATGTGCACATTACGGAAGCGGCTTCAGTGAAAGAAGAAAAATTAGATTCTGGCGAAATTTTGAAGCGGTACTGGTATAAGCTTCCTGCATATAGAGAAAATGGCGATATGACAGAAGTTGAATTTTCTGCAGCAAAAGAACTGCGCAAAGATGCCTATTTAATGATGTATATAAAGGACGGTAATGAAGTCACTTCTTATGATGAAGTGCAGCTAAATGAAATTCCGCAAAAAGCAAAAGAGAAGTTGGAAGGATAA
- a CDS encoding FtsX-like permease family protein, whose translation MTLFDLALKNIRRNMKNYSLYIGSTIFSIIIYFTFVTLKYSEDISALAETSKRISGIMSASSFVLMIFVAIFIAYSNSFFMKKRKKEVALYSLLGVRKRSIGFMLFFENMVIGLFSLVVGVALGFLLSRVLLTILMKLMGLDIVIGFAFSMDAVIHTFIVFVIIFLFTSIQGYRVIYQFKLIDLFHAEKKGEELPKARIISAILGLVTLVAAYWMALQDLTTSVIWRMLSLATPIVIIALTVIGSALIFNSVLVYVLSVMKKNKRWAWKGLNLMISSQLLYRIRGNAKTLTIIATLSATTITAGGAVFGLYYNADKNVQAYTPYTFMWEGAPQEMNPTIVENAEAVHSKTVRMEQGTYEREYAVINQSTFEKLARNLDWSNIQVAQDGEVLLIDAFYDERWSQKIDSVMIEGAEYAVAKLYDKAVFNTSTVGSSALVVTDQLYSEITADEKIYQAVQVKDYKNQLALSKELAAKTENFSSATEDYQASIEASGALLFVGSFLGLVFLVATGSIIFFKMMTEAEEDKGKYAVLYKIGVSKREMKQTIRSQVGMIFAAPLGLGLLHGAVALTAFSHLLMMNLLMPVLIWMLAYTLIYTIYYFITVRSFNKTVQ comes from the coding sequence ATGACGTTATTTGATTTAGCGCTGAAGAATATTCGCCGCAACATGAAAAACTATTCGCTTTACATCGGTTCGACCATTTTTTCAATTATTATTTACTTCACTTTTGTGACTTTGAAATATAGTGAAGACATTAGTGCATTAGCAGAAACATCAAAACGTATCAGCGGCATCATGAGCGCTTCCTCCTTCGTATTAATGATATTTGTGGCGATTTTCATTGCTTATTCTAATTCTTTCTTTATGAAAAAAAGGAAAAAGGAAGTCGCACTTTATTCGCTTCTAGGTGTGCGCAAACGGTCGATCGGCTTTATGCTGTTTTTTGAAAACATGGTGATCGGGCTGTTTTCACTAGTAGTTGGCGTTGCGCTTGGTTTTTTATTGTCGCGCGTATTGCTGACTATTTTAATGAAATTGATGGGGCTAGATATCGTGATAGGATTCGCATTTTCAATGGATGCGGTTATCCATACATTTATTGTATTTGTCATCATTTTCTTATTTACCTCCATCCAAGGATATCGCGTCATTTATCAATTTAAGCTAATCGATTTATTTCATGCCGAGAAAAAAGGAGAGGAATTGCCAAAGGCACGCATCATTTCAGCTATTTTAGGTTTGGTCACTTTGGTAGCGGCTTACTGGATGGCATTGCAGGATTTAACGACTTCAGTCATTTGGCGCATGCTCAGTTTGGCGACGCCAATCGTCATTATTGCCTTAACAGTCATTGGCTCTGCACTCATATTTAATAGCGTGCTCGTCTATGTGTTATCAGTCATGAAAAAAAATAAGCGCTGGGCTTGGAAAGGGCTTAACTTAATGATTTCCTCGCAACTGCTGTACCGCATTAGGGGCAATGCGAAAACCTTAACGATCATTGCCACTTTGAGTGCGACGACTATTACAGCAGGCGGAGCCGTATTTGGGCTTTACTATAATGCAGATAAAAATGTACAAGCCTATACACCATATACATTTATGTGGGAAGGCGCTCCGCAGGAAATGAATCCAACTATAGTTGAGAACGCTGAAGCTGTCCATAGCAAGACGGTTCGAATGGAACAAGGCACGTATGAAAGGGAATATGCAGTCATTAATCAATCAACATTTGAAAAATTGGCAAGAAACCTCGATTGGTCAAATATACAAGTAGCACAAGACGGGGAAGTTTTATTGATCGATGCATTTTATGATGAACGCTGGTCGCAAAAAATAGACTCAGTTATGATTGAGGGTGCAGAATACGCGGTGGCAAAATTATATGACAAAGCTGTATTCAATACATCCACGGTTGGTTCAAGTGCCCTCGTTGTCACAGATCAGCTATACAGTGAAATCACTGCAGATGAAAAAATATACCAAGCTGTGCAAGTAAAGGATTATAAAAACCAATTGGCATTATCAAAGGAATTAGCAGCTAAAACCGAAAATTTCTCGAGTGCAACAGAAGACTATCAGGCTTCCATTGAAGCATCAGGTGCGCTGTTATTCGTCGGCAGCTTTTTAGGACTCGTTTTTCTCGTAGCAACCGGCAGCATCATTTTCTTTAAAATGATGACAGAAGCAGAAGAAGATAAGGGCAAATACGCCGTGCTATATAAAATTGGCGTATCAAAACGAGAAATGAAGCAGACAATCCGCAGTCAAGTAGGGATGATATTTGCGGCGCCGCTAGGATTGGGCCTTCTTCATGGAGCAGTGGCATTAACAGCCTTCTCGCATTTATTGATGATGAATTTGCTCATGCCAGTGCTTATATGGATGCTTGCTTATACGTTAATTTACACCATTTATTATTTCATCACAGTACGAAGCTTTAACAAAACAGTTCAATAA
- a CDS encoding ABC transporter ATP-binding protein, whose protein sequence is MEPLLVVRNVEKIYGNSANTFKALENISFEIDHGEFVGVMGPSGAGKSTLLNVLATIDSPTNGDILISNDNIAKMKEEALSDFRRDHLGFIFQDYNLLDSLTVRENILLPLAISKKPAAEIQERVDTIARTFGISNLLEKYPYQISGGQKQRTAASRALVSNPKLIFADEPTGALDSKSATDLLESLSKLNVEHETTIMMVTHDAYAASFCRRILFIKDGQLSQEIFRGTNTRKEFFQMILDELARIGGDVHDVI, encoded by the coding sequence ATGGAACCATTACTAGTCGTACGAAATGTAGAAAAAATTTATGGAAATAGCGCAAATACCTTTAAGGCGCTTGAAAATATATCATTTGAGATTGATCATGGAGAATTTGTAGGTGTCATGGGGCCTTCAGGAGCAGGTAAATCAACATTGCTTAATGTGCTTGCAACCATCGATTCACCGACAAATGGAGATATTTTAATCAGTAATGACAATATTGCCAAGATGAAGGAAGAGGCGCTTTCAGATTTTCGTAGGGATCACCTTGGATTTATCTTCCAGGATTATAACCTGTTGGATTCATTAACTGTACGTGAAAATATTCTTCTTCCGCTAGCAATTTCAAAGAAACCGGCTGCTGAGATTCAAGAACGTGTAGACACAATTGCCCGTACATTCGGTATTTCAAATTTACTCGAAAAATACCCATATCAGATCTCTGGCGGTCAAAAGCAGCGCACAGCTGCGAGCCGTGCGCTCGTCTCTAATCCAAAGCTTATTTTTGCTGATGAACCTACAGGGGCATTGGATTCGAAATCAGCCACCGACTTGCTGGAGAGTCTAAGCAAATTGAATGTTGAGCATGAAACAACAATCATGATGGTGACGCATGATGCATACGCTGCCAGCTTCTGCCGTCGAATTTTATTTATTAAGGATGGCCAATTGTCGCAGGAAATATTCCGCGGAACAAACACACGCAAGGAATTTTTCCAAATGATATTAGATGAACTGGCACGAATAGGCGGTGATGTGCATGACGTTATTTGA
- a CDS encoding response regulator transcription factor, whose protein sequence is MEKPRILIVDDESDLCHLIKTALAKEGLSEVEMAGSVQEGWEKFNSFNPNIAILDVMLPDGEGYDLCNKIREVSRIPVLFLSAKSDEIDKILGLAIGGDDYITKPFSPKEVAFRVKAQLRRAGVYTMEMSVQTNASKSMTVGPFTINHDETEVVKNGELLELTAKEVGLLSCFMHNQNRIISKERLFEKVWGEDFYGADNTLMVHIRRLREKIEETPSKPAFITTVKGLGYRFIVK, encoded by the coding sequence TTGGAAAAGCCGCGTATTTTGATCGTGGATGATGAGAGCGACTTATGTCATTTAATAAAAACTGCGCTTGCGAAGGAAGGACTTTCAGAGGTTGAAATGGCGGGTTCTGTTCAAGAAGGCTGGGAGAAATTTAATTCGTTCAACCCGAATATCGCCATATTAGATGTCATGCTGCCAGATGGCGAGGGCTATGATTTATGCAATAAAATCCGTGAGGTTTCTCGAATTCCTGTGTTATTTTTGTCTGCAAAATCAGATGAAATCGATAAAATTTTGGGACTGGCGATTGGCGGCGATGATTATATTACAAAACCATTCAGTCCAAAGGAAGTGGCTTTCCGTGTAAAGGCTCAGCTTAGGCGCGCAGGCGTATATACAATGGAAATGTCTGTACAAACAAATGCGAGCAAATCGATGACAGTCGGTCCGTTTACAATCAATCATGACGAAACGGAGGTTGTAAAAAATGGTGAGCTTCTTGAACTAACGGCAAAAGAAGTCGGTTTATTGTCGTGCTTTATGCACAATCAAAACAGGATTATCAGCAAAGAAAGACTGTTTGAAAAAGTTTGGGGAGAGGATTTTTATGGGGCAGACAATACATTGATGGTTCATATTAGAAGGCTCCGTGAAAAGATTGAAGAGACCCCCTCAAAGCCAGCCTTCATTACAACAGTCAAGGGTCTCGGCTATAGATTTATCGTGAAATAG
- a CDS encoding sensor histidine kinase, with protein MKWKLTIRYLISVLSIVFIVIILNTFILMGMLFYQQKYGIDEATENSGESFTRGFDKYISLENGEPIVSKEGIEALRVFGGWIQILDQNGQVQSSYLAPEDLSIDYSPMELIHKYKYMDDELNTYFIGEFESYSYLIGVPDSKEKRIVFMLDPKTIFSFAIKSLLAIVIVDLFIAMLVGLLFSTVLTKPVSNLIDRISQLKKRNFNVQETKKPGIYKPVFSNLNDVSQSLQAHEEERLKLEKMRVEWISNVPHDLKTPLASIQGYAELLRDLDVSQLERLEYSEVIERQSIYMKNLLDDFNLTMRLRNQEMPLTLQETRLESFVREIVIDLLNDPQFGQYEISFISDSPDLKWNIDRHLMKRAILNFVYNALIHNDENIAVTIRINTDKLTIEDNGKGIPVDDLEQIFERYYRGTNTSNIRGTGLGMAISRDIIEAHGGKVSLTSKIGIGTTVKIRLNE; from the coding sequence GTGAAATGGAAATTAACAATCCGCTACTTGATTTCGGTGCTGAGCATTGTCTTTATCGTTATCATCCTTAATACATTTATTTTAATGGGCATGCTTTTTTATCAGCAGAAATACGGAATCGATGAAGCGACTGAGAACTCAGGCGAATCCTTTACACGCGGATTTGACAAATATATATCACTTGAAAATGGAGAGCCTATAGTTTCCAAAGAAGGCATTGAAGCACTACGGGTATTCGGAGGATGGATACAGATTTTAGATCAGAACGGGCAGGTTCAATCTTCTTATCTTGCACCAGAAGATCTTTCAATTGACTATAGCCCAATGGAACTCATCCACAAATATAAATATATGGACGATGAATTAAATACTTATTTTATTGGAGAATTTGAATCATACAGCTATTTGATTGGTGTCCCTGATTCGAAAGAAAAACGCATTGTATTCATGCTAGATCCTAAAACTATTTTTTCCTTTGCGATCAAGTCTTTGTTAGCGATTGTAATCGTCGATTTATTCATTGCCATGCTCGTTGGTTTATTATTTAGTACCGTTCTAACCAAGCCGGTCTCCAATCTCATTGACCGGATTTCGCAGCTCAAAAAAAGGAATTTTAACGTTCAAGAAACGAAAAAGCCCGGTATTTACAAGCCTGTTTTTTCAAATTTAAATGATGTATCACAATCACTGCAAGCACATGAAGAAGAACGTCTAAAACTGGAAAAAATGCGTGTCGAATGGATCAGCAATGTCCCCCATGATTTAAAAACGCCGCTCGCTTCCATACAAGGATATGCAGAATTGCTTCGTGATTTAGATGTATCGCAATTGGAACGTTTGGAGTACTCCGAAGTCATTGAACGTCAATCGATTTATATGAAAAACCTGCTTGATGATTTTAATTTAACGATGCGTCTCCGCAATCAGGAAATGCCCCTCACCTTGCAGGAAACACGACTGGAAAGCTTTGTGCGCGAAATTGTCATTGATTTATTAAATGATCCGCAATTTGGGCAATACGAGATTTCCTTCATTAGTGACTCACCGGATTTGAAGTGGAATATCGACCGTCATCTCATGAAACGCGCGATATTAAATTTCGTATACAATGCGCTTATCCACAATGACGAAAACATTGCCGTAACGATTCGCATCAATACAGACAAACTAACGATTGAAGATAACGGAAAAGGCATACCAGTAGATGACCTGGAACAAATCTTCGAACGCTACTATCGGGGGACAAATACCAGCAACATTCGCGGTACAGGTCTTGGCATGGCCATTTCAAGGGATATTATCGAAGCGCATGGCGGGAAAGTAAGCTTAACCAGCAAGATTGGCATTGGGACAACTGTGAAGATTCGGTTGAATGAATAA
- a CDS encoding recombinase family protein — protein MDELQKGLWVRTLWNPVKAREESPLIGEKQVKVAAYCRVSSSLDVQLRSLENQVSHYTYLIREKPNWKFVGVYVDNGTSGTSAKGQRGLQRLLRHCEEGRVDFILTKNVSRLSRNAEELLTIVEKLNAMKVGIFFENINTDTEQKAKTRYYKRF, from the coding sequence TTGGATGAATTACAGAAAGGATTGTGGGTCCGCACACTTTGGAACCCAGTCAAAGCGAGGGAAGAAAGTCCGTTAATAGGAGAAAAACAAGTAAAAGTCGCTGCTTATTGCCGGGTCAGTTCTTCTTTAGACGTACAATTGCGCTCTCTTGAAAATCAGGTGAGCCACTATACCTATCTGATTCGCGAAAAGCCAAATTGGAAGTTTGTTGGAGTGTATGTCGATAACGGAACGAGTGGAACCAGCGCCAAGGGACAGCGGGGACTACAACGGCTGCTTCGCCACTGCGAGGAAGGAAGAGTCGATTTTATCTTGACCAAAAATGTATCTCGTCTGTCACGAAATGCAGAAGAATTGCTGACGATCGTTGAAAAGCTAAATGCAATGAAAGTTGGGATCTTCTTTGAAAACATTAACACTGATACGGAACAAAAGGCGAAAACACGCTATTATAAGCGATTTTGA
- a CDS encoding recombinase zinc beta ribbon domain-containing protein, whose protein sequence is MKRRSLMMRDPDKKYRQHFSGHSPFSNQYFCGECGRPVIRRRMTSSRKGEKYYISAWQCRVTAGRDPDYKDCKTSYVHETDLENAFMKIMREMKENPDEVIEEANQAIEKASLSPPEQQRLEELNKQIETITDRISDLAAKESATRDAIYDATLRHLIYEQEILQQERDSLEENMQEQLYLEKQFQSLLVLLEETEKLDDFDLTLFKKTIERGIIYKERIVEFQFKCGVKRTLCVRERKTPKKK, encoded by the coding sequence ATGAAAAGGCGAAGCTTGATGATGAGGGACCCGGATAAAAAATATCGACAACACTTTAGTGGACACAGTCCATTTTCTAACCAATACTTTTGTGGAGAATGCGGAAGGCCCGTTATACGAAGGCGGATGACTTCAAGCAGGAAGGGTGAGAAGTATTACATTTCTGCTTGGCAATGCAGAGTGACCGCAGGACGAGATCCAGACTATAAAGATTGTAAAACAAGCTATGTTCATGAGACAGACCTTGAAAATGCCTTTATGAAAATTATGAGGGAAATGAAAGAAAACCCCGATGAAGTAATAGAAGAAGCTAACCAAGCTATCGAAAAGGCATCCCTCTCACCACCGGAACAACAGCGACTGGAAGAGTTAAACAAGCAAATTGAAACCATAACAGATCGCATCAGTGACTTGGCTGCCAAGGAATCGGCTACAAGAGATGCTATCTACGATGCGACATTAAGGCACTTGATTTATGAACAAGAAATCCTTCAACAGGAGCGGGACAGCCTAGAGGAAAACATGCAAGAGCAACTTTATTTAGAAAAGCAATTCCAATCGCTCCTAGTCTTATTAGAAGAAACAGAGAAACTAGATGATTTTGATTTAACGCTTTTCAAAAAGACAATCGAACGGGGCATTATTTATAAGGAACGAATAGTTGAATTTCAATTTAAATGCGGGGTGAAACGGACCCTCTGTGTAAGAGAACGTAAGACTCCTAAGAAAAAATAA
- a CDS encoding DEAD/DEAH box helicase produces the protein MSYFLDAPANIVGNSFLREPQEDAYRAIYDHFINKKSEEHALVTLPTGTGKTGLMGIAPFNISEGRVLIITPQTVIRDSVLGSLDPTHPKNFWMFSRVFDEVHHLPTLIEYEKNLTDEIIHQADIVVLNVHKLQERLHSSLIKRVNPDFFDMIIIDEAHHAEAKTWKRAIEYFEGSKVLKVTGTPFRSDGRSIEGKEIYKYSLAQAMAKGYVKSLEKIDHIPDQMFFTLDNDTSKTYTLDELREGNIREENWIQRSVALSRESNEKIVDLSIKHLKEKKDLTNNPHKIIAVACSINHAEDIQKIYKEKGYESSIVHSKLEKFEQEKELKKINEDKVDVVINVAMLGEGYDHKFLSIAAIFRPFKTLLPYAQFIGRTLRSIESEDGTFTEEDNTAVLIHHKELGLEPLWEYYKKEKVKRDAIKKIKEDKNLDLGGSGSKDLTKGEANESDDFRIEKDTFVETELIRKRKEKLEEENKKIRELQDLLGIDEGKAKDFIRQSKKSTDTERLLRPDKFYFQRRKDFDTLIREELIPELVADYNLDLEGDELVKGRYILPRKSYGWIYGTVKTNGALLGNYFNAYLKNELKAPRDEWTLDQYEEAVELAKSLDRYIREVIDKYEEENK, from the coding sequence ATGAGCTACTTTCTAGATGCACCAGCTAACATTGTAGGTAATAGCTTTTTGAGAGAACCTCAAGAAGATGCATACAGAGCAATATATGATCATTTTATAAATAAAAAAAGTGAAGAACATGCATTAGTTACACTTCCAACCGGAACCGGAAAAACTGGTTTGATGGGGATAGCTCCTTTTAACATTTCGGAAGGAAGAGTACTAATTATTACTCCACAGACTGTAATAAGAGATTCTGTTCTAGGATCATTAGACCCTACGCATCCGAAGAATTTCTGGATGTTCTCAAGGGTATTTGATGAGGTTCATCACTTACCTACATTAATAGAATATGAGAAAAATTTGACAGATGAAATAATTCATCAAGCAGATATCGTAGTGTTGAATGTTCATAAATTACAAGAACGTTTGCATTCATCATTGATAAAAAGAGTTAACCCTGACTTTTTCGATATGATAATAATTGATGAGGCGCATCATGCTGAAGCAAAAACGTGGAAAAGGGCAATTGAATATTTTGAAGGAAGTAAAGTACTTAAGGTTACTGGAACACCTTTTAGAAGTGATGGTAGATCCATTGAAGGAAAAGAAATTTACAAATATAGTCTGGCTCAAGCAATGGCAAAAGGGTATGTTAAGAGTTTAGAAAAAATTGATCATATCCCTGACCAAATGTTCTTTACGCTTGATAACGATACAAGTAAGACATATACGCTTGATGAACTAAGGGAAGGTAATATTAGAGAAGAAAACTGGATTCAGCGATCCGTTGCATTATCAAGAGAAAGTAATGAAAAGATAGTGGACCTTTCCATAAAACATCTGAAAGAAAAGAAAGATTTAACAAATAATCCACATAAAATCATAGCCGTTGCATGTAGTATCAATCATGCTGAGGATATACAAAAAATTTATAAAGAAAAAGGTTATGAGTCATCGATCGTCCATAGTAAACTAGAGAAGTTTGAGCAGGAAAAGGAGCTTAAAAAGATAAATGAGGATAAAGTTGATGTAGTTATTAACGTTGCCATGTTGGGTGAGGGATATGACCACAAATTTTTATCAATAGCTGCTATTTTCCGCCCATTTAAAACGTTACTTCCTTATGCTCAATTTATTGGTCGTACATTAAGGTCCATTGAATCGGAAGATGGAACTTTCACAGAAGAGGATAATACAGCTGTACTTATTCACCACAAAGAGTTAGGCTTAGAACCATTGTGGGAGTATTATAAAAAAGAAAAAGTTAAGCGAGATGCTATAAAAAAGATTAAGGAAGATAAAAACTTAGATTTAGGTGGATCCGGGTCAAAAGATTTAACAAAGGGAGAAGCTAATGAATCAGATGATTTTAGGATTGAAAAGGATACCTTTGTGGAAACTGAATTAATAAGGAAGCGAAAAGAAAAATTAGAAGAAGAAAATAAAAAAATCCGTGAACTTCAAGACCTGTTAGGCATCGATGAAGGCAAAGCCAAGGATTTTATTAGGCAGTCTAAAAAGAGCACTGATACAGAAAGATTGCTTCGTCCAGATAAATTTTATTTTCAGAGAAGAAAAGATTTTGATACACTGATTCGTGAAGAATTGATACCTGAGTTAGTAGCCGATTATAACCTAGACCTGGAAGGTGACGAGTTAGTAAAAGGAAGGTATATTTTACCTAGAAAAAGTTATGGCTGGATATACGGTACTGTTAAGACAAATGGGGCTTTATTAGGGAATTATTTTAATGCATACTTAAAGAATGAATTGAAAGCTCCGCGTGACGAATGGACACTTGATCAATATGAAGAAGCTGTGGAATTAGCAAAGTCTCTTGATAGATATATTCGTGAGGTAATTGATAAATATGAGGAGGAAAATAAATGA